The Benincasa hispida cultivar B227 chromosome 9, ASM972705v1, whole genome shotgun sequence genome has a segment encoding these proteins:
- the LOC120085880 gene encoding probable leucine-rich repeat receptor-like serine/threonine-protein kinase At3g14840 isoform X1 yields MLKQVTLKMLEGRRNTIIVASLVVSLVLSLAFGSPLLDTDEEEYIKHVLATIGKRNWSTYRDLCQSARVSCDCTYENNTICHITYIYLSSEGLEGMLPSQLMSRLPYLQYLDLSDNNLSGEIPPEWGNSTKLVSLYLNGNQLTGLIPKQIGNITTLEILYLQQNKLQGSLPATLGDLVNLTTLNLEVNHLSGSLPTTLENLVKLETLYLGSNNFTGKLPASLGKLTSLTSIKISDNNFEGEIPTFIENWTNVVSIEALASGLSGPIPSQIARLTKLTDLRISDLKGSSNFPPLQYLNEIEYLILRSCNITGLFPDSLIGSFMYSNNLIYMSTFPRLKTLDLSFNQISGHIPSNFMYLRRVENIFLTGNLLNGPVPNWMLEEGNNIDLSYNNFDHPLSYSCQSGNTNLFASSRTKNNSKLVSCLDNKSCSDNLYGLHINCGGKELIINATKFEGDEDSGKAAVFVSSKTNWGFSNTGLFSDDTRCPADYTHRNNRTNGLYETARVSPVSLTYYAYCLVNGNYNISLHFAEIVNTNDTIVGRSGRRIFNVYVQGKLVLEDFNIVNAAGGVLKPIIKPFQVAITNNTIEIRFYWAGKGTYSLESGAYGPLISAISIEYADFVPPSKARKLLPVGAILGIVAAVAFNIVSILGILWWQGCLGRRSRLSQDLEGLDLQTGSFTLRQIKAATNNFDVSNKIGEGGFGPVYKGFLLDGTIIAVKQLSSKSKQGTHEFVNEIGLISALNHPHLVKLYGCCTEEKQLLLVYEYMENNSLAQAMFGPKESRLILDWPIRQKICIGVAKGLAYLHEESRLKIVHRDIKATNVLLDKNLNPKISDFGLAKLDEEGNTHISTRIAGTFGYIAPEYAMRGYLTDKADVYSFGIVALEIVSGRSNTTYRSKDDCFYLLDWALELKEKESLMELVDPRLGSDFNQREAMIMINIALHCTNVIPTERPSMSLVVGMLEGKVAVEELASHPKESRAKMSAMWTILEQSLKRIDNQNQEEIISMDISNANYSSTSTSKNVL; encoded by the exons AGGAATATATAAAGCATGTGCTAGCAACAATCGGAAAGAGAAATTGGAGTACTTATAGAGATTTATGCCAGTCTGCGAGGGTCAGTTGTGATTGCACATATGAAAACAATACTATCTGCCACATTACCTATAT ATATCTGTCATCGGAGGGTTTGGAAGGGATGCTTCCATCTCAGTTGATGTCTAGACTGCCCTACCTTCAGTACCT TGATCTCTCTGATAACAATTTAAGCGGCGAAATCCCTCCGGAATGGGGCAACTCCACCAAGCTTGTCTCTCT CTACCTGAATGGAAATCAGTTGACAGGTCTCATTCCAAAACAGATTGGAAACATCACCACTCTTGAAATATT ATACTTGCAACAAAATAAGCTACAAGGAAGCTTACCTGCGACACTTGGAGATTTGGTGAACCTGACAACATT GAACTTAGAAGTCAATCATCTATCAGGAAGTTTACCTACAACACTTGAAAATTTGGTGAAGCTGGAAACATT ataTCTTGGCTCGAATAACTTTACTGGAAAGCTGCCGGCATCTCTAGGAAAGCTAACCTCATTGACCTCAAT TAAAATCAGTGACAATAACTTTGAAGGAGAAATaccaactttcattgagaattGGACAAATGTTGTGAGCAT AGAGGCTCTAGCAAGTGGATTGAGTGGTCCTATTCCTTCTCAAATTGCTCGTTTGACCAAATTAACCGACCT AAGAATCAGTGACTTGAAGGGGAGTTCAAATTTTCCACCTCTTCAGTATTTGAACGAAATCGAATATCT AATATTAAGAAGTTGCAATATCACTGGGTTGTTTCCCGACTCCTTAattggttcattcatgtacaGCAACAACCTCATTTATATGTCCACGTTCCCCCGCTTGAAAACTTT AGACCTCAGCTTTAACCAAATAAGTGGCCACATTCCTTCCAACTTTATGTATCTTAGAAGAGTAGAGAACAT ATTTTTAACTGGAAACTTACTAAATGGTCCAGTGCCTAATTGGATGCTAGAGGAAGGAAACAACAT TGATCTCTCTTACAATAATTTTGATCATCCACTATCTTATAGCTGTCAATCAGGAAATAC GAACTTGTTTGCAAGCTcgagaacaaaaaataattc TAAACTTGTTTCTTGTCTCGACAACAAATCTTGTTCTGACA ATTTGTATGGTCTCCATATAAATTGCGGTGGAAAAGAATTAATCATTAATGCTACTAAGtttgaaggagatgaagattCAGGCAAGGCAGCAGTGTTTGTCTCAAGTAAAACAAATTGGGGATTCAGTAATACTGGTCTATTTTCGGATGATACTAGGTGTCCAGCTGACTATACTCATAGGAATAATCGTACCAATGGTCTATATGAGACTGCTCGAGTTTCCCCAGTATCTCTTACATATTATGCGTATTGTCTTGTAAATGGAAACTACAACATAAGCCTCCATTTTGCAGAAATTGTAAATACAAATGATACAATTGTTGGCCGTTCTGGAAGACGCATTTTTAATGTTTACGTTCAG GGGAAGCTAGTGCTGGAGGATTTTAATATCGTAAATGCTGCAGGAGGTGTGCTCAAACCTATCATAAAACCATTCCAAGTTGCTATTACTAATAATACTATAGAGATTCGATTCTACTGGGCTGGAAAGGGGACATATTCCCTTGAGAGTGGAGCCTATGGCCCTCTGATATCAGCCATTTCGATCGAGTACG CCGACTTTGTGCCTCCATCAAAAGCTCGAAAACTCTTACCAGTAGGTGCAATACTTGGAATTGTGGCTGCAGTTGCCTTTAATATTGTTTCAATCCTTGGAATTCTATGGTGGCAAGGTTGCCTTGGACGGAGAAGCAGACTTAGTCAAG ATCTCGAAGGTCTAGATTTACAAACTGGTTCATTCACGTTAAGACAAATCAAAGCTGCCACAAATAATTTTGACGTTTCTAATAAGATTGGAGAAGGTGGTTTTGGTCCTGTTTATAAG GGTTTTCTCTTGGATGGCACTATAATTGCAGTGAAACAACTTTCGTCCAAGTCAAAGCAAGGAACCCACGAGTTTGTGAATGAGATAGGCTTGATATCTGCTTTGAATCACCCACATCTAGTTAAGCTTTATGGATGTTGTACTGAAGAAAAACAACTTTTGCTAGTATATGAATACATGGAAAATAATAGTCTTGCTCAGGCTATGTTTG GACCGAAAGAAAGTCGATTGATATTAGACTGGCCAATAAGGCAGAAAATTTGTATTGGTGTAGCCAAAGGCTTGGCTTATCTTCATGAGGAATCAAGATTGAAGATTGTTCACAGAGATATCAAAGCGACTAATGTATTGTTAGATAAAAATCTCAACCCCAAGATTTCAGATTTTGGTCTTGCCAAGCTTGACGAAGAAGGAAATACCCACATAAGCACACGAATTGCTGGAACTTT TGGTTATATTGCGCCAGAGTACGCAATGCGAGGTTACTTAACTGATAAAGCAGACGTTTACAGTTTTGGCATTGTGGCCTTGGAAATAGTTAGTGGAAGGAGCAATACTACTTATCGATCAAAGGACGACTGCTTTTATCTGCTTGATTGG GcacttgaattaaaagaaaaagagagtttAATGGAGCTAGTTGATCCAAGGTTAGGGTCCGATTTCAACCAGAGAGAGGCAATGATCATGATAAATATTGCTCTGCATTGCACCAATGTTATTCCAACAGAAAGGCCTAGCATGTCTTTAGTGGTGGGAATGTTGGAAGGCAAGGTTGCTGTGGAGGAGTTGGCTTCACATCCAAAGGAGTCAAGAGCAAAGATGAGTGCAATGTGGACCATTTTGGAACAGAGTTTGAAACGAATTGACAATCAGAACCAAGAAGAGATTATCTCTATGGACATCTCAAATGCCAATTATTCTTCAACATCAACGAGCAAAAATGTATTATGA
- the LOC120085880 gene encoding probable leucine-rich repeat receptor-like serine/threonine-protein kinase At3g14840 isoform X2, protein MLEGRRNTIIVASLVVSLVLSLAFGSPLLDTDEEEYIKHVLATIGKRNWSTYRDLCQSARVSCDCTYENNTICHITYIYLSSEGLEGMLPSQLMSRLPYLQYLDLSDNNLSGEIPPEWGNSTKLVSLYLNGNQLTGLIPKQIGNITTLEILYLQQNKLQGSLPATLGDLVNLTTLNLEVNHLSGSLPTTLENLVKLETLYLGSNNFTGKLPASLGKLTSLTSIKISDNNFEGEIPTFIENWTNVVSIEALASGLSGPIPSQIARLTKLTDLRISDLKGSSNFPPLQYLNEIEYLILRSCNITGLFPDSLIGSFMYSNNLIYMSTFPRLKTLDLSFNQISGHIPSNFMYLRRVENIFLTGNLLNGPVPNWMLEEGNNIDLSYNNFDHPLSYSCQSGNTNLFASSRTKNNSKLVSCLDNKSCSDNLYGLHINCGGKELIINATKFEGDEDSGKAAVFVSSKTNWGFSNTGLFSDDTRCPADYTHRNNRTNGLYETARVSPVSLTYYAYCLVNGNYNISLHFAEIVNTNDTIVGRSGRRIFNVYVQGKLVLEDFNIVNAAGGVLKPIIKPFQVAITNNTIEIRFYWAGKGTYSLESGAYGPLISAISIEYADFVPPSKARKLLPVGAILGIVAAVAFNIVSILGILWWQGCLGRRSRLSQDLEGLDLQTGSFTLRQIKAATNNFDVSNKIGEGGFGPVYKGFLLDGTIIAVKQLSSKSKQGTHEFVNEIGLISALNHPHLVKLYGCCTEEKQLLLVYEYMENNSLAQAMFGPKESRLILDWPIRQKICIGVAKGLAYLHEESRLKIVHRDIKATNVLLDKNLNPKISDFGLAKLDEEGNTHISTRIAGTFGYIAPEYAMRGYLTDKADVYSFGIVALEIVSGRSNTTYRSKDDCFYLLDWALELKEKESLMELVDPRLGSDFNQREAMIMINIALHCTNVIPTERPSMSLVVGMLEGKVAVEELASHPKESRAKMSAMWTILEQSLKRIDNQNQEEIISMDISNANYSSTSTSKNVL, encoded by the exons AGGAATATATAAAGCATGTGCTAGCAACAATCGGAAAGAGAAATTGGAGTACTTATAGAGATTTATGCCAGTCTGCGAGGGTCAGTTGTGATTGCACATATGAAAACAATACTATCTGCCACATTACCTATAT ATATCTGTCATCGGAGGGTTTGGAAGGGATGCTTCCATCTCAGTTGATGTCTAGACTGCCCTACCTTCAGTACCT TGATCTCTCTGATAACAATTTAAGCGGCGAAATCCCTCCGGAATGGGGCAACTCCACCAAGCTTGTCTCTCT CTACCTGAATGGAAATCAGTTGACAGGTCTCATTCCAAAACAGATTGGAAACATCACCACTCTTGAAATATT ATACTTGCAACAAAATAAGCTACAAGGAAGCTTACCTGCGACACTTGGAGATTTGGTGAACCTGACAACATT GAACTTAGAAGTCAATCATCTATCAGGAAGTTTACCTACAACACTTGAAAATTTGGTGAAGCTGGAAACATT ataTCTTGGCTCGAATAACTTTACTGGAAAGCTGCCGGCATCTCTAGGAAAGCTAACCTCATTGACCTCAAT TAAAATCAGTGACAATAACTTTGAAGGAGAAATaccaactttcattgagaattGGACAAATGTTGTGAGCAT AGAGGCTCTAGCAAGTGGATTGAGTGGTCCTATTCCTTCTCAAATTGCTCGTTTGACCAAATTAACCGACCT AAGAATCAGTGACTTGAAGGGGAGTTCAAATTTTCCACCTCTTCAGTATTTGAACGAAATCGAATATCT AATATTAAGAAGTTGCAATATCACTGGGTTGTTTCCCGACTCCTTAattggttcattcatgtacaGCAACAACCTCATTTATATGTCCACGTTCCCCCGCTTGAAAACTTT AGACCTCAGCTTTAACCAAATAAGTGGCCACATTCCTTCCAACTTTATGTATCTTAGAAGAGTAGAGAACAT ATTTTTAACTGGAAACTTACTAAATGGTCCAGTGCCTAATTGGATGCTAGAGGAAGGAAACAACAT TGATCTCTCTTACAATAATTTTGATCATCCACTATCTTATAGCTGTCAATCAGGAAATAC GAACTTGTTTGCAAGCTcgagaacaaaaaataattc TAAACTTGTTTCTTGTCTCGACAACAAATCTTGTTCTGACA ATTTGTATGGTCTCCATATAAATTGCGGTGGAAAAGAATTAATCATTAATGCTACTAAGtttgaaggagatgaagattCAGGCAAGGCAGCAGTGTTTGTCTCAAGTAAAACAAATTGGGGATTCAGTAATACTGGTCTATTTTCGGATGATACTAGGTGTCCAGCTGACTATACTCATAGGAATAATCGTACCAATGGTCTATATGAGACTGCTCGAGTTTCCCCAGTATCTCTTACATATTATGCGTATTGTCTTGTAAATGGAAACTACAACATAAGCCTCCATTTTGCAGAAATTGTAAATACAAATGATACAATTGTTGGCCGTTCTGGAAGACGCATTTTTAATGTTTACGTTCAG GGGAAGCTAGTGCTGGAGGATTTTAATATCGTAAATGCTGCAGGAGGTGTGCTCAAACCTATCATAAAACCATTCCAAGTTGCTATTACTAATAATACTATAGAGATTCGATTCTACTGGGCTGGAAAGGGGACATATTCCCTTGAGAGTGGAGCCTATGGCCCTCTGATATCAGCCATTTCGATCGAGTACG CCGACTTTGTGCCTCCATCAAAAGCTCGAAAACTCTTACCAGTAGGTGCAATACTTGGAATTGTGGCTGCAGTTGCCTTTAATATTGTTTCAATCCTTGGAATTCTATGGTGGCAAGGTTGCCTTGGACGGAGAAGCAGACTTAGTCAAG ATCTCGAAGGTCTAGATTTACAAACTGGTTCATTCACGTTAAGACAAATCAAAGCTGCCACAAATAATTTTGACGTTTCTAATAAGATTGGAGAAGGTGGTTTTGGTCCTGTTTATAAG GGTTTTCTCTTGGATGGCACTATAATTGCAGTGAAACAACTTTCGTCCAAGTCAAAGCAAGGAACCCACGAGTTTGTGAATGAGATAGGCTTGATATCTGCTTTGAATCACCCACATCTAGTTAAGCTTTATGGATGTTGTACTGAAGAAAAACAACTTTTGCTAGTATATGAATACATGGAAAATAATAGTCTTGCTCAGGCTATGTTTG GACCGAAAGAAAGTCGATTGATATTAGACTGGCCAATAAGGCAGAAAATTTGTATTGGTGTAGCCAAAGGCTTGGCTTATCTTCATGAGGAATCAAGATTGAAGATTGTTCACAGAGATATCAAAGCGACTAATGTATTGTTAGATAAAAATCTCAACCCCAAGATTTCAGATTTTGGTCTTGCCAAGCTTGACGAAGAAGGAAATACCCACATAAGCACACGAATTGCTGGAACTTT TGGTTATATTGCGCCAGAGTACGCAATGCGAGGTTACTTAACTGATAAAGCAGACGTTTACAGTTTTGGCATTGTGGCCTTGGAAATAGTTAGTGGAAGGAGCAATACTACTTATCGATCAAAGGACGACTGCTTTTATCTGCTTGATTGG GcacttgaattaaaagaaaaagagagtttAATGGAGCTAGTTGATCCAAGGTTAGGGTCCGATTTCAACCAGAGAGAGGCAATGATCATGATAAATATTGCTCTGCATTGCACCAATGTTATTCCAACAGAAAGGCCTAGCATGTCTTTAGTGGTGGGAATGTTGGAAGGCAAGGTTGCTGTGGAGGAGTTGGCTTCACATCCAAAGGAGTCAAGAGCAAAGATGAGTGCAATGTGGACCATTTTGGAACAGAGTTTGAAACGAATTGACAATCAGAACCAAGAAGAGATTATCTCTATGGACATCTCAAATGCCAATTATTCTTCAACATCAACGAGCAAAAATGTATTATGA
- the LOC120085880 gene encoding probable leucine-rich repeat receptor-like serine/threonine-protein kinase At3g14840 isoform X4 — MLKQVTLKMLEGRRNTIIVASLVVSLVLSLAFGSPLLDTDEEEYIKHVLATIGKRNWSTYRDLCQSARVSCDCTYENNTICHITYIYLSSEGLEGMLPSQLMSRLPYLQYLDLSDNNLSGEIPPEWGNSTKLVSLYLNGNQLTGLIPKQIGNITTLEILYLQQNKLQGSLPATLGDLVNLTTLNLEVNHLSGSLPTTLENLVKLETLYLGSNNFTGKLPASLGKLTSLTSIKISDNNFEGEIPTFIENWTNVVSIEALASGLSGPIPSQIARLTKLTDLRISDLKGSSNFPPLQYLNEIEYLILRSCNITGLFPDSLIGSFMYSNNLIYMSTFPRLKTLFLTGNLLNGPVPNWMLEEGNNIDLSYNNFDHPLSYSCQSGNTNLFASSRTKNNSKLVSCLDNKSCSDNLYGLHINCGGKELIINATKFEGDEDSGKAAVFVSSKTNWGFSNTGLFSDDTRCPADYTHRNNRTNGLYETARVSPVSLTYYAYCLVNGNYNISLHFAEIVNTNDTIVGRSGRRIFNVYVQGKLVLEDFNIVNAAGGVLKPIIKPFQVAITNNTIEIRFYWAGKGTYSLESGAYGPLISAISIEYADFVPPSKARKLLPVGAILGIVAAVAFNIVSILGILWWQGCLGRRSRLSQDLEGLDLQTGSFTLRQIKAATNNFDVSNKIGEGGFGPVYKGFLLDGTIIAVKQLSSKSKQGTHEFVNEIGLISALNHPHLVKLYGCCTEEKQLLLVYEYMENNSLAQAMFGPKESRLILDWPIRQKICIGVAKGLAYLHEESRLKIVHRDIKATNVLLDKNLNPKISDFGLAKLDEEGNTHISTRIAGTFGYIAPEYAMRGYLTDKADVYSFGIVALEIVSGRSNTTYRSKDDCFYLLDWALELKEKESLMELVDPRLGSDFNQREAMIMINIALHCTNVIPTERPSMSLVVGMLEGKVAVEELASHPKESRAKMSAMWTILEQSLKRIDNQNQEEIISMDISNANYSSTSTSKNVL, encoded by the exons AGGAATATATAAAGCATGTGCTAGCAACAATCGGAAAGAGAAATTGGAGTACTTATAGAGATTTATGCCAGTCTGCGAGGGTCAGTTGTGATTGCACATATGAAAACAATACTATCTGCCACATTACCTATAT ATATCTGTCATCGGAGGGTTTGGAAGGGATGCTTCCATCTCAGTTGATGTCTAGACTGCCCTACCTTCAGTACCT TGATCTCTCTGATAACAATTTAAGCGGCGAAATCCCTCCGGAATGGGGCAACTCCACCAAGCTTGTCTCTCT CTACCTGAATGGAAATCAGTTGACAGGTCTCATTCCAAAACAGATTGGAAACATCACCACTCTTGAAATATT ATACTTGCAACAAAATAAGCTACAAGGAAGCTTACCTGCGACACTTGGAGATTTGGTGAACCTGACAACATT GAACTTAGAAGTCAATCATCTATCAGGAAGTTTACCTACAACACTTGAAAATTTGGTGAAGCTGGAAACATT ataTCTTGGCTCGAATAACTTTACTGGAAAGCTGCCGGCATCTCTAGGAAAGCTAACCTCATTGACCTCAAT TAAAATCAGTGACAATAACTTTGAAGGAGAAATaccaactttcattgagaattGGACAAATGTTGTGAGCAT AGAGGCTCTAGCAAGTGGATTGAGTGGTCCTATTCCTTCTCAAATTGCTCGTTTGACCAAATTAACCGACCT AAGAATCAGTGACTTGAAGGGGAGTTCAAATTTTCCACCTCTTCAGTATTTGAACGAAATCGAATATCT AATATTAAGAAGTTGCAATATCACTGGGTTGTTTCCCGACTCCTTAattggttcattcatgtacaGCAACAACCTCATTTATATGTCCACGTTCCCCCGCTTGAAAACTTT ATTTTTAACTGGAAACTTACTAAATGGTCCAGTGCCTAATTGGATGCTAGAGGAAGGAAACAACAT TGATCTCTCTTACAATAATTTTGATCATCCACTATCTTATAGCTGTCAATCAGGAAATAC GAACTTGTTTGCAAGCTcgagaacaaaaaataattc TAAACTTGTTTCTTGTCTCGACAACAAATCTTGTTCTGACA ATTTGTATGGTCTCCATATAAATTGCGGTGGAAAAGAATTAATCATTAATGCTACTAAGtttgaaggagatgaagattCAGGCAAGGCAGCAGTGTTTGTCTCAAGTAAAACAAATTGGGGATTCAGTAATACTGGTCTATTTTCGGATGATACTAGGTGTCCAGCTGACTATACTCATAGGAATAATCGTACCAATGGTCTATATGAGACTGCTCGAGTTTCCCCAGTATCTCTTACATATTATGCGTATTGTCTTGTAAATGGAAACTACAACATAAGCCTCCATTTTGCAGAAATTGTAAATACAAATGATACAATTGTTGGCCGTTCTGGAAGACGCATTTTTAATGTTTACGTTCAG GGGAAGCTAGTGCTGGAGGATTTTAATATCGTAAATGCTGCAGGAGGTGTGCTCAAACCTATCATAAAACCATTCCAAGTTGCTATTACTAATAATACTATAGAGATTCGATTCTACTGGGCTGGAAAGGGGACATATTCCCTTGAGAGTGGAGCCTATGGCCCTCTGATATCAGCCATTTCGATCGAGTACG CCGACTTTGTGCCTCCATCAAAAGCTCGAAAACTCTTACCAGTAGGTGCAATACTTGGAATTGTGGCTGCAGTTGCCTTTAATATTGTTTCAATCCTTGGAATTCTATGGTGGCAAGGTTGCCTTGGACGGAGAAGCAGACTTAGTCAAG ATCTCGAAGGTCTAGATTTACAAACTGGTTCATTCACGTTAAGACAAATCAAAGCTGCCACAAATAATTTTGACGTTTCTAATAAGATTGGAGAAGGTGGTTTTGGTCCTGTTTATAAG GGTTTTCTCTTGGATGGCACTATAATTGCAGTGAAACAACTTTCGTCCAAGTCAAAGCAAGGAACCCACGAGTTTGTGAATGAGATAGGCTTGATATCTGCTTTGAATCACCCACATCTAGTTAAGCTTTATGGATGTTGTACTGAAGAAAAACAACTTTTGCTAGTATATGAATACATGGAAAATAATAGTCTTGCTCAGGCTATGTTTG GACCGAAAGAAAGTCGATTGATATTAGACTGGCCAATAAGGCAGAAAATTTGTATTGGTGTAGCCAAAGGCTTGGCTTATCTTCATGAGGAATCAAGATTGAAGATTGTTCACAGAGATATCAAAGCGACTAATGTATTGTTAGATAAAAATCTCAACCCCAAGATTTCAGATTTTGGTCTTGCCAAGCTTGACGAAGAAGGAAATACCCACATAAGCACACGAATTGCTGGAACTTT TGGTTATATTGCGCCAGAGTACGCAATGCGAGGTTACTTAACTGATAAAGCAGACGTTTACAGTTTTGGCATTGTGGCCTTGGAAATAGTTAGTGGAAGGAGCAATACTACTTATCGATCAAAGGACGACTGCTTTTATCTGCTTGATTGG GcacttgaattaaaagaaaaagagagtttAATGGAGCTAGTTGATCCAAGGTTAGGGTCCGATTTCAACCAGAGAGAGGCAATGATCATGATAAATATTGCTCTGCATTGCACCAATGTTATTCCAACAGAAAGGCCTAGCATGTCTTTAGTGGTGGGAATGTTGGAAGGCAAGGTTGCTGTGGAGGAGTTGGCTTCACATCCAAAGGAGTCAAGAGCAAAGATGAGTGCAATGTGGACCATTTTGGAACAGAGTTTGAAACGAATTGACAATCAGAACCAAGAAGAGATTATCTCTATGGACATCTCAAATGCCAATTATTCTTCAACATCAACGAGCAAAAATGTATTATGA